In a genomic window of Sarcophilus harrisii chromosome 4, mSarHar1.11, whole genome shotgun sequence:
- the PRDX1 gene encoding peroxiredoxin-1, which produces MSAGNAKIGFPAPNFKATAVMPDQQFKDISLSDYKGKYVVLFFYPLDFTFVCPTEIIAFSDRAEEFKKLNCQVIGASVDSHFCHLAWVNTGKKEGGLGAVNIPLLSDPKRTIAQDYGILKADEGISFRGLFIIDDKGILRQITINDLPVGRSVDETLRLVQAFQFTDKHGEVCPAGWKPGSDTIKPDVRGSKEYFSKQH; this is translated from the exons ATGTCGGCGGGAAATGCTAAGATTGGGTTCCCAGCCCCCAATTTCAAGGCTACAGCTGTTATGCCCGACCAGCAGTTCAAAGACATCAGCCTTTCTGACTACAAAG GAAAATATGTTGTGTTGTTCTTCTACCCCTTGGACTTCACCTTTGTGTGCCCCACGGAGATTATTGCGTTCAGTGACCGGGCTGAAGAATTTAAGAAACTCAACTGCCAAGTGATCGGTGCTTCAGTGGACTCTCACTTCTGTCACCTTGCCTG GGTCAACACAGGCAAGAAGGAAGGTGGCTTGGGAGCTGTGAATATCCCCTTGCTGTCCGACCCCAAACGAACCATTGCTCAAGATTATGGGATCTTAAAAGCCGATGAAGGAATTTCATTCAG GGGTCTCTTCATCATTGATGATAAGGGCATCCTTCGCCAGATCACCATCAATGACCTTCCTGTGGGCCGCTCTGTAGATGAAACACTGCGGCTTGTCCAAGCCTTCCAGTTCACAGACAAGCACGGGGAAG TGTGCCCTGCTGGCTGGAAACCTGGCAGCGATACCATCAAGCCTGACGTCCGGGGCAGCAAAGAATACTTCTCCAAGCAGCACTGA
- the MMACHC gene encoding methylmalonic aciduria and homocystinuria type C protein isoform X2, whose translation MFDRALKPFLHSAHLQPLKDPVDQCVAYHLTNLQKSLPEQEIDFITDYDMHPNRRPKILAQTAAHVAGAAYYYQRKDVESDPWGDKKIAGVCIHPLYGGWFAIRGVLLLPGVEVPHLPHLPPLDCVPTQEGRIALLESFNFHWRDWTYRDAVAPVERYSEEQKAYFSTPPAQRLAMLKGLREDPMSLEVQPKETVGLSWGMGLAAPRRVLATVPQGT comes from the exons ATGTTTGACCGAGCCCTGAAGCCCTTCCTGCACAGTGCCCACCTGCAGCCTCTGAAGGACCCTGTGGACCAGTGTGTAGCCTACCATCTCACCAATCTTCAGAAG AGCCTTCCGGAACAGGAGATAGACTTCATCACCGACTATGACATGCACCCCAACCGACGCCCCAAAATCCTGGCCCAGACAGCAGCCCATGTGGCAGGGGCAGCCTACTACTACCAGCGGAAAGATGTGGAATCTGACCCCTGGGGAGACAAG AAAATTGCCGGGGTGTGCATCCACCCGCTGTACGGGGGCTGGTTTGCCATTCGGGGCGTGCTGCTGCTTCCAGGGGTAGAGGTACCCCACCTGCCTCACCTGCCACCTCTCGACTGCGTGCCCACCCAAGAAGGCCGCATCGCCCTGCTAGAGAGCTTCAACTTCCACTGGAGAGACTGGACTTACAGGGACGCCGTGGCCCCAGTGGAGCGCTACTCCGAAGAGCAAAAGGCCTACTTCTCAACGCCCCCTGCTCAGCGCCTAGCGATGCTCAAGGGGCTCAGGGAGGACCCCATGTCCTTGGAAGTCCAGCCCAAAGAGACAGTGggcctcagttggggaatgggtcTGGCTGCCCCCAGAAGAGTCCTTGCTACTGTTCCCCAGGGGACCTAG
- the MMACHC gene encoding methylmalonic aciduria and homocystinuria type C protein isoform X1: MGSEACEGGGDQISPGLEQLWVLESFQVGWYNALLPPTFQLPLPGPTLAFVVLSTPAMFDRALKPFLHSAHLQPLKDPVDQCVAYHLTNLQKSLPEQEIDFITDYDMHPNRRPKILAQTAAHVAGAAYYYQRKDVESDPWGDKKIAGVCIHPLYGGWFAIRGVLLLPGVEVPHLPHLPPLDCVPTQEGRIALLESFNFHWRDWTYRDAVAPVERYSEEQKAYFSTPPAQRLAMLKGLREDPMSLEVQPKETVGLSWGMGLAAPRRVLATVPQGT, encoded by the exons ATGGGGTCGGAAGCTTGCGAAGGGGGCGGGGATCAGATTTCACCCGGACTGGAGCAGCTCTGGGTGCTTGAGAGCTTCCAG GTGGGATGGTACAATGCACTGCTGCCTCCGACCTTCCAGCTGCCTCTGCCGGGGCCTACGCTTGCTTTTGTGGTCCTCAGCACCCCTGCTATGTTTGACCGAGCCCTGAAGCCCTTCCTGCACAGTGCCCACCTGCAGCCTCTGAAGGACCCTGTGGACCAGTGTGTAGCCTACCATCTCACCAATCTTCAGAAG AGCCTTCCGGAACAGGAGATAGACTTCATCACCGACTATGACATGCACCCCAACCGACGCCCCAAAATCCTGGCCCAGACAGCAGCCCATGTGGCAGGGGCAGCCTACTACTACCAGCGGAAAGATGTGGAATCTGACCCCTGGGGAGACAAG AAAATTGCCGGGGTGTGCATCCACCCGCTGTACGGGGGCTGGTTTGCCATTCGGGGCGTGCTGCTGCTTCCAGGGGTAGAGGTACCCCACCTGCCTCACCTGCCACCTCTCGACTGCGTGCCCACCCAAGAAGGCCGCATCGCCCTGCTAGAGAGCTTCAACTTCCACTGGAGAGACTGGACTTACAGGGACGCCGTGGCCCCAGTGGAGCGCTACTCCGAAGAGCAAAAGGCCTACTTCTCAACGCCCCCTGCTCAGCGCCTAGCGATGCTCAAGGGGCTCAGGGAGGACCCCATGTCCTTGGAAGTCCAGCCCAAAGAGACAGTGggcctcagttggggaatgggtcTGGCTGCCCCCAGAAGAGTCCTTGCTACTGTTCCCCAGGGGACCTAG